In a genomic window of Thermoanaerobaculales bacterium:
- a CDS encoding NAD(P)-dependent oxidoreductase, with the protein MTTSPLVPPDSVARFIERLPTPIAVTGGTGFVGSHLVDTLCAAGLKPRVLVRDPAAPRWISGQPIEAVPGTLEDRAALDRLVGGAGTVFHLAGLLTADRAEDFNRVNRDGTARLVEAADAAAVARFVYVSSQAAAGPSRDPAGVGPEAAPSPISDYGRSKLCGERAVAALGDEAWWAVVRPPAIYGPRDTDVLEFFKMASRGLAVVPAGERWLTVAHVADVVRGLLAAAAGGASGRIYHLGEPAPRRLDQMLRELAAAGGKKVRVIPLPVGAVGIVGAAAGLLRRAGLVDTALTRDKAREVVARHWTLRTADSLAALGLDAPIPFPDGARETWAWYRAQGWLR; encoded by the coding sequence ATGACCACCTCACCCCTTGTCCCGCCCGACTCCGTCGCGCGCTTCATCGAGCGGCTGCCGACCCCGATCGCGGTGACGGGCGGCACCGGCTTCGTCGGCTCGCACCTCGTCGACACCCTGTGCGCGGCCGGGCTCAAGCCCAGGGTGCTCGTGCGCGATCCGGCGGCGCCGCGCTGGATCTCCGGCCAGCCGATCGAGGCGGTGCCCGGCACCCTCGAGGACCGCGCCGCCCTCGACCGGCTGGTCGGCGGCGCCGGCACCGTCTTCCACCTCGCCGGCCTCCTCACCGCGGACCGCGCCGAGGACTTCAACCGGGTCAACCGCGACGGGACCGCGCGCCTGGTCGAGGCCGCAGATGCAGCAGCGGTCGCCCGGTTCGTCTACGTGTCGTCGCAAGCCGCGGCCGGCCCGTCCAGGGATCCGGCCGGGGTCGGTCCCGAGGCGGCGCCGTCGCCGATCTCCGACTACGGCCGCTCGAAGCTGTGCGGCGAGCGCGCGGTCGCGGCGCTCGGCGACGAGGCGTGGTGGGCGGTCGTGCGGCCGCCGGCGATCTACGGCCCCCGCGACACCGACGTGCTGGAGTTCTTCAAGATGGCGAGCCGCGGCCTCGCGGTGGTCCCGGCCGGCGAGCGCTGGCTCACGGTCGCTCATGTCGCCGACGTGGTGCGGGGCCTGCTTGCCGCCGCGGCTGGTGGTGCGAGCGGCCGCATCTACCACCTCGGCGAGCCCGCACCCCGCCGCCTCGATCAGATGCTCCGCGAGCTGGCGGCCGCCGGCGGGAAGAAGGTGCGGGTCATCCCGCTTCCCGTGGGTGCGGTCGGAATTGTCGGCGCGGCAGCCGGGCTGCTGCGGCGGGCGGGCCTCGTCGACACCGCCCTGACCCGCGACAAGGCGCGCGAGGTCGTTGCGCGCCACTGGACCCTGCGCACCGCCGACTCGCTCGCCGCCCTCGGCCTCGACGCGCCGATCCCGTTCCCCGACGGCGCCCGGGAGACGTGGGCCTGGTACCGCGCGCAGGGTTGGTTGCGATAG